The Macaca nemestrina isolate mMacNem1 chromosome 12, mMacNem.hap1, whole genome shotgun sequence genome contains a region encoding:
- the LOC105476391 gene encoding small ribosomal subunit protein eS25, producing MPPKDDKKKKDAGKSAKKDKDPVNKSGGKAKKKKWSKGKVRDKLNNLVLFDKATYDKLCKEVPNYKLITPAVVSERLKIRGSLARAALQELLSKGLIKLVSKHRAQVIYTRNTKGGDAPAAGEDA from the exons ATG CCGCCCAAGGACGACAAGAAGAAGAAGGACGCCGGAAAGTCGGCCAAGAAAGACAAAGACCCAGTGAACAAATCTGGGGGCAAGGCCAAAAAGAAG AAGTGGTCCAAAGGCAAAGTTCGGGACAAGCTCAATAACTTAGTCTTGTTTGACAAAGCTACCTACGACAAACTCTGTAAGGAAGTTCCCAACTATAAACTTATAACCCCAGCTGTAGTCTCTGAGAGACTGAAGATTCGAGGCTCCCTGGCCAGGGCAGCCCTTCAGGAGCTCCTTAGTAAAG GACTTATCAAACTGGTTTCAAAGCACAGAGCTCAAGTAATTTACACCAGAAATACCAAGGGCGGAGATGCTCCAGCTGCTGGTGAAGATGCATGA
- the LOC105476392 gene encoding trafficking protein particle complex subunit 4 — translation MAIFSVYVVNKAGGLIYQLDSYAPRAEAEKTFSYPLDLLLKLHDERVLVAFGQRDGIRVGHAVLAINGMDVNGKYTADGKEVLEYLGNPANYPVSIRFGRPRLTSNEKLMLASMFHSLFAIGSQLSPEQGSSGIEMLETDTFKLHCYQTLTGIKFVVLADPRQAGIDSLLRKIYEIYSDFALKNPFYSLEMPIRCELFDQNLKLALEVAEKAGTFGPGS, via the exons ATGGCGATTTTTAGTGTGTATGTGGTGAACAAAGCTGGCGGCTTGATTTACCAGTTGGACAGCTACGCGCCAcgggctgaggctgagaaaacTTTCAGTTACCCGCTGGATCTGCTGCTCAAGCTACACGATGAGCGTGTGTTGGTTGCTTTCGGCCAGCGGGACGGCATCCGAG TGGGCCATGCAGTGCTGGCCATCAATGGCATGGACGTGAACGGCAAGTACACGGCCGACGGGAAAGAGGTGCTGGAGTATCTGGGTAACCCTGCTAATTACCCGGTGTCCATTCGATTTGGCCGGCCCCGCCTCACTTCTAATGAGAAGCTCATGCTGGCCTCCATGTTCCACTC GTTGTTTGCCATCGGCTCCCAGCTGTCTCCTGAACAGGGAAGCTCAGGCATTGAGATGCTGGAGACAGACACATTCAAATTGCACTGCTACCAGACACTGACAG GGATCAAGTTTGTGGTTCTAGCAGATCCTAGGCAAGCTGGAATAGATTCTCTTCTCCGAAAGATTTATGAGATTTACTCAGACTTTGCCCTTAAGAATCCATTCTATTCCTTAGAAATGCCCATCAG GTGTGAGCTCTTTGACCAGAACCTGAAGCTAGCCCTGGAGGTGGCAGAGAAGGCTGGAACTTTTGGACCTGGGTCATAG
- the LOC105476388 gene encoding glucose-6-phosphate exchanger SLC37A4 isoform X1 — protein MAAQGYGYYRTVIFSAMFGGYSLYYFNRKTFSFVMPSLVEEIPLDKDDLGLITSSQSAAYAISKFVSGVLSDQMSARWLFSSGLLLVGLVNIFFSWSSTVPVFAALWFLNGLAQGLGWPPCGKVLRKWFEPSQFGTWWAILSTSMNLAGGLGPILATVLAQSYSWRSTLALSGALCVVVSFLCLLLIHNEPADVGLRNLDPTPSKGKKGSLKEESTLQQLLLSPYLWVLSTGYLVVFGVKTCCTDWGQFFLIQEKGQSALVGSSYMSALEVGGLVGSIAAGYLSDRAMAKAGLSIYGNPRHGLLLFMMAGMTVTMYLFRVTVTSDSPKDVAFWTPALHPLAELTGFTEHELWILVLGAVFGFSSYGPIALFGVIANESAPPNLCGTSHAIVGLMANVGGFLAGLPFSTIAKHYSWSTAFWVAEVICAASTAAFFLLRNIRTKMGRVSKKAE, from the exons ATGGCAGCCCAGGGCTATGGCTATTATCGCACTGTGATCTTCTCGGCCATGTTTGGGGGCTACAGCCTGTATTACTTCAATCGCAAGACCTTCTCCTTTGTCATGCCATCATTGGTGGAAGAGATCCCTTTGGACAAGGATGATTTGG GGCTCATCACCAGCAGCCAGTCAGCAGCTTATGCTATCAGCAAGTTTGTCAGTGGAGTGCTGTCTGACCAGATGAGTGCTCGCTGGCTCTTCTCTTCTGGGCTGCTCCTGGTTGGCCTGGTCAACATATTCTTTTCCTGGAGCTCCACAGTACCTGTCTTTGCTGCCCTCTGGTTCCTTAATGGCCTGGCCCAGGGGCTGGGCTGGCCCCCATGTGGGAAGGTCCTGAGGAAG TGGTTTGAGCCATCTCAGTTTGGCACTTGGTGGGCCATCCTGTCAACCAGCATGAACCTGGCTGGAGGGCTGGGCCCTATCCTGGCAACCGTCCTCGCCCAGAGCTACAGCTGGCGCAGCACGCTGGCCCTGTCTGGGGCACTGTGTGTGGTTGTCTCCTTCCTCTGTCTTCTGCTCATCCACAATGAACCTGCTGATGTCGGACTCCGCAACCTGGACCCCACACCCTCTAAGGGCAAGAAGG GCTCCTTGAAGGAGGAGAGCACCCTACAGCAGCTGCTGCTATCCCCTTACCTGTGGGTGCTCTCCACTGGTTACCTTGTGGTGTTTGGAGTAAAGACCTGCTGTACTGACTGGGGCCAGTTCTTCCTTATCCAGGAGAAAGGACAGTCAGCCCTTGTAG GTAGCTCCTACATGAGTGCCCTGGAAGTTGGGGGCCTTGTAGGCAGCATCGCAGCTGGCTACCTGTCAGACCGGGCCATGGCAAAG GCGGGACTGTCCATCTACGGGAACCCTCGCCATGGCCTGTTGCTGTTCATGATGGCTGGCATGACAGTGACCATGTACCTCTTCCGGGTAACAGTGACCAGTGACTCCCCCAAG GACGTTGCTTTCTGGACTCCGGCTCTTCACCCTCTCGCAGAGCTCACAGGCTTTACAGAGCATGAG CTCTGGATCCTGGTATTGGGAGCTGTATTTGGTTTCTCCTCGTATGGTCCCATTGCCCTGTTTGGAGTCATAGCCAACGAGAGTGCCCCTCCCAACTTGTGTGGCACCTCCCACGCCATTGTGGGACTCATGGCCAATG TGGGCGGCTTTCTGGCTGGGCTGCCCTTCAGCACCATTGCCAAGCACTACAGCTGGAGCACAGCCTTCTGGGTGGCTGAAGTGATTTGTGCAGCCAGCACAGCTGCCTTCTTCCTCCTACGAAACATCCGCACCAAGATGGGCCGAGTGTCCAAGAAGGCTGAGTGA
- the LOC105476388 gene encoding glucose-6-phosphate exchanger SLC37A4 isoform X2: MAAQGYGYYRTVIFSAMFGGYSLYYFNRKTFSFVMPSLVEEIPLDKDDLGLITSSQSAAYAISKFVSGVLSDQMSARWLFSSGLLLVGLVNIFFSWSSTVPVFAALWFLNGLAQGLGWPPCGKVLRKWFEPSQFGTWWAILSTSMNLAGGLGPILATVLAQSYSWRSTLALSGALCVVVSFLCLLLIHNEPADVGLRNLDPTPSKGKKGSLKEESTLQQLLLSPYLWVLSTGYLVVFGVKTCCTDWGQFFLIQEKGQSALVGSSYMSALEVGGLVGSIAAGYLSDRAMAKAGLSIYGNPRHGLLLFMMAGMTVTMYLFRVTVTSDSPKLWILVLGAVFGFSSYGPIALFGVIANESAPPNLCGTSHAIVGLMANVGGFLAGLPFSTIAKHYSWSTAFWVAEVICAASTAAFFLLRNIRTKMGRVSKKAE, translated from the exons ATGGCAGCCCAGGGCTATGGCTATTATCGCACTGTGATCTTCTCGGCCATGTTTGGGGGCTACAGCCTGTATTACTTCAATCGCAAGACCTTCTCCTTTGTCATGCCATCATTGGTGGAAGAGATCCCTTTGGACAAGGATGATTTGG GGCTCATCACCAGCAGCCAGTCAGCAGCTTATGCTATCAGCAAGTTTGTCAGTGGAGTGCTGTCTGACCAGATGAGTGCTCGCTGGCTCTTCTCTTCTGGGCTGCTCCTGGTTGGCCTGGTCAACATATTCTTTTCCTGGAGCTCCACAGTACCTGTCTTTGCTGCCCTCTGGTTCCTTAATGGCCTGGCCCAGGGGCTGGGCTGGCCCCCATGTGGGAAGGTCCTGAGGAAG TGGTTTGAGCCATCTCAGTTTGGCACTTGGTGGGCCATCCTGTCAACCAGCATGAACCTGGCTGGAGGGCTGGGCCCTATCCTGGCAACCGTCCTCGCCCAGAGCTACAGCTGGCGCAGCACGCTGGCCCTGTCTGGGGCACTGTGTGTGGTTGTCTCCTTCCTCTGTCTTCTGCTCATCCACAATGAACCTGCTGATGTCGGACTCCGCAACCTGGACCCCACACCCTCTAAGGGCAAGAAGG GCTCCTTGAAGGAGGAGAGCACCCTACAGCAGCTGCTGCTATCCCCTTACCTGTGGGTGCTCTCCACTGGTTACCTTGTGGTGTTTGGAGTAAAGACCTGCTGTACTGACTGGGGCCAGTTCTTCCTTATCCAGGAGAAAGGACAGTCAGCCCTTGTAG GTAGCTCCTACATGAGTGCCCTGGAAGTTGGGGGCCTTGTAGGCAGCATCGCAGCTGGCTACCTGTCAGACCGGGCCATGGCAAAG GCGGGACTGTCCATCTACGGGAACCCTCGCCATGGCCTGTTGCTGTTCATGATGGCTGGCATGACAGTGACCATGTACCTCTTCCGGGTAACAGTGACCAGTGACTCCCCCAAG CTCTGGATCCTGGTATTGGGAGCTGTATTTGGTTTCTCCTCGTATGGTCCCATTGCCCTGTTTGGAGTCATAGCCAACGAGAGTGCCCCTCCCAACTTGTGTGGCACCTCCCACGCCATTGTGGGACTCATGGCCAATG TGGGCGGCTTTCTGGCTGGGCTGCCCTTCAGCACCATTGCCAAGCACTACAGCTGGAGCACAGCCTTCTGGGTGGCTGAAGTGATTTGTGCAGCCAGCACAGCTGCCTTCTTCCTCCTACGAAACATCCGCACCAAGATGGGCCGAGTGTCCAAGAAGGCTGAGTGA